A single window of Salvia splendens isolate huo1 chromosome 8, SspV2, whole genome shotgun sequence DNA harbors:
- the LOC121744800 gene encoding ABC transporter G family member 35-like, which yields MEDRMRRSGRQTSRSASRRIVEEVFAGSTASRQSVRADEDEEALRWAALEKLPTYDRLRKTVLKSFMEAPSQGRAKVVHKEIDVRKMDMNEKQEFIDRFFKVAEEDNEKFLTKFRDRIEKVGISLPTVEVRFEHLTVEADCFVGDRALPTLINTARNIGETALGCIGIRLAQKTKLTILKDVSGIIKPSRMTLLLGPPSSGKTTLLLALAGKLDPALKTRGEITYNGHMLDEFVPQKTSAYISQNDVHVGEMTVKETLDFSARCQGVGSRYELLTELARREREAGIFPEAEVDLFMKATAMEGVESSLITDYTLRILGLDVCRDTIVGDEMMRGISGGQKKRVTTGEMIVGPTKTLFMDEISTGLDSSTTFQIVKCLQQIVHLTEATIFMSLLQPAPETFDLFDDIVLLSEGQIVYQGPREHVVEFFESCGFKCPERKGTADFLQEVTSRKDQEQYWADKHRPYSYIPVSEFTRRFKRFHAGLRLENELSVPYDKSRSHSAALVFKKYSVPMMELLKTNFDKEWLLIKRNSFVYVFKTVQIFIVAIITSTLFLRTQMHTRNEDDASTYIGALLFSMICNTFNGFAELSLAIQRLPVFYKQRDLLFHPAWTYTLPNFLLRIPISLFEAVVWTLTTYYTIGFAPQAAIFFKQLILTFVIQQMAAGIFRLTAGLCRTMIIANTGGALTLLLVFLVGGFILPKDKIPDWWGWAYWCSPLSYAYNAITVNEMFAPRWMNQAASDGITPLGIAVLNNFKIFPDKNWYWIGFGALVGFTLLFNILFTFSLMYLNPLGKPQAIISKEQAREMEEELVGTNAPRLRPTKSKNDSFPRALSTRDGNKTFEMTMQRMSSGSSISRNDDLNLGGGPKRGMVLPFTPLAMSFDSVNYFVDMPPEMREQGVTEDRLQLLRDVTGAFRPGVLTALMGVSGAGKTTLMDVLAGRKTGGYIEGDIMISGFPKKKETFARISGYCEQTDIHSPQVTIHESLIYSAFLRLPKEVSKEQKMAFIDQVMDLVELESLKDAIVGIPGITGLSTEQRKRLTIAVELVANPSIIFMDEPTSGLDARAAAIVMRTVRNTVDTGRTVVCTIHQPSIDIFESFDELLLMKRGGQVIYAGPLGRHSQKIIDYFEAVPGVPKIKDKYNPATWMLEASSIATESRLGMDFADYYKTTELYERNKALVKELSTAAPGAHDLHFDTEFSQPSWVQFKSCLWKQWWTYWRSPDYNLVRYFFTLACALLVGTVFWRVGHKKGSDSDLLTVIGAMYASVLFVGINNCSTVQPIVAIERTVFYRERAAGMYSALPYALSQVIVEIPYVLIQTTYYTLIVYAMVSFEWTFAKFFWFYFVTLFSFLYFTYYGMMTVSITPNHQVAAIFAAAFYALFNLFSGFFVPRPKIPKWWVWYYWICPVAWTVYGLIIGQYGDVTTTITVAGNNGLTSPKIKDYIQDHFGYDPDFKGPVATVLVGFAVFFAFMYAYCIKNLNFQMR from the exons ATGGAGGATAGAATGAGACGTTCGGGGCGGCAAACGAGCCGCAGCGCCAGCCGGAGGATCGTGGAGGAGGTGTTCGCGGGGTCCACTGCGTCGAGGCAGAGCGTTAGGGCGGACGAGGACGAGGAGGCCCTGCGATGGGCGGCGCTCGAGAAGCTCCCGACATACGATAGGCTGAGGAAAACGGTGCTGAAATCGTTCATGGAGGCGCCGAGCCAAGGGAGAGCTAAGGTTGTTCATAAAGAGATTGATGTGAGGAAAATGGACATGAATGAGAAGCAAGAATTCATTGATAGATTCTTCAAAGTTGCTGAGGAAGATAATGAGAAGTTCTTGACAAAGTTTAGAGATCGCATTGAGAA GGTCGGAATTTCCCTACCTACTGTTGAAGTGAGATTCGAACACTTGACCGTGGAGGCAGACTGCTTCGTCGGAGACAGGGCGCTTCCAACGCTGATCAACACGGCGCGCAACATCGGCGAGACGGCGTTAGGCTGCATAGGAATTAGGCTGGCTCAGAAAACTAAACTCACTATACTAAAAGACGTCTCAGGCATCATAAAGCCTTCTAG GATGACCCTTTTACTAGGGCCACCATCTTCAGGGAAAACAACTCTTTTGTTGGCTCTAGCAGGAAAATTGGACCCAGCTTTGAAG ACAAGGGGAGAAATCACATACAATGGGCATATGCTAGATGAATTTGTACCTCAAAAAACATCAGCATACATTAGCCAAAATGATGTTCATGTAGGAGAAATGACCGTCAAAGAAACCCTAGATTTCTCGGCAAGATGTCAGGGGGTTGGATCACGATACG AACTTTTGACTGAGCTTGCAAGAAGGGAAAGGGAAGCAGGTATTTTTCCTGAGGCAGAAGTTGACTTGTTTATGAAG GCAACTGCTATGGAAGGAGTAGAGAGCAGCCTTATAACAGACTACACTTTAAGG ATATTAGGACTAGATGTGTGCAGGGACACAATTGTTGGAGATGAGATGATGAGAGGAATATCTGGTGGCCAAAAGAAACGAGTCACAACAG GAGAGATGATTGTTGGCCCAACAAAGACACTCTTCATGGATGAGATATCCACAGGCCTAGACAGCTCCACAACATTTCAAATTGTCAAATGCTTGCAACAAATTGTGCACCTAACTGAGGCCACCATCTTCATGTCCCTCCTCCAGCCGGCCCCCGAGACCTTCGACCTATTCGACGACATCGTCCTCCTCTCCGAAGGCCAGATTGTTTACCAAGGCCCAAGAGAACATGTAGTTGAGTTCTTTGAGAGCTGTGGCTTCAAATGCCCTGAGAGAAAAGGCACTGCTGACTTCTTACAAGAG GTGACATCAAGAAAAGACCAAGAGCAGTACTGGGCAGACAAGCACAGACCATACAGTTATATCCCGGTGAGCGAGTTCACAAGGAGGTTCAAACGCTTCCACGCGGGACTACGCCTTGAAAACGAGCTCTCGGTCCCGTACGACAAAAGCAGAAGCCACAGCGCCGCCCTAGTGTTCAAAAAATACTCGGTCCCAATGATGGAGCTACTCAAGACCAACTTTGACAAGGAGTGGCTCCTCATCAAACGCAACTCGTTCGTCTACGTCTTCAAGACCGTGCAGATCTTCATCGTCGCCATCATCACCTCCACACTATTCCTCAGGACTCAGATGCACACTAGGAACGAGGATGACGCCTCAACCTACATTGGCGCCCTGCTGTTTAGCATGATCTGCAACACCTTCAACGGTTTCGCTGAGCTGTCTCTGGCGATACAGAGGCTTCCCGTCTTCTACAAACAGAGAGACCTTCTCTTCCACCCTGCTTGGACTTATACTCTCCCAAATTTTCTTCTCCGAATCCCTATATCCTTGTTTGAGGCCGTGGTTTGGACGCTTACAACGTATTACACAATCGGATTCGCCCCACAAGCGGCCAT ATTCTTCAAGCAGTTGATTCTCACCTTCGTCATCCAGCAGATGGCTGCAGGGATATTCAGGCTGACTGCAGGGCTGTGCAGAACCATGATCATTGCAAACACGGGAGGCGCCCTCACTCTCCTCCTCGTGTTCCTTGTAGGCGGTTTCATCCTCCCCAAAG ACAAGATTCCTGACTGGTGGGGATGGGCGTATTGGTGCTCGCCCCTCTCATACGCGTACAACGCCATTACTGTAAACGAGATGTTCGCTCCCAGATGGATGAACCAAGCG GCGTCGGACGGGATCACACCATTAGGCATAGCCGTGTTGAACAACTTCAAAATCTTCCCGGATAAAAACTGGTATTGGATTGGATTTGGAGCTCTTGTGGGATTCACTTTGCTCTTCAACATTCTCTTCACATTCTCACTCATGTATCTCAACC CTCTCGGGAAGCCACAGGCTATAATATCTAAGGAACAAGCAAGAGAGATGGAAGAGGAGTTGGTTGGAACTAATGCACCGAGACTTAGGCCAACCAAGTCGAAAAATGACTCTTTCCCCCGAGCCTTGTCGACAAGAGATGGAAACAAAACTT TTGAAATGACGATGCAACGAATGAGTAGTGGTTCGTCTATAAGTAGAAACGACGACTTAAACCTAGGTGGGGGGCCAAAGAGGGGAATGGTGCTCCCGTTCACCCCTCTAGCCATGTCCTTCGACAGTGTAAACTATTTTGTCGACATGCCACCG GAAATGAGGGAGCAAGGAGTCACCGAGGATAGGCTACAGCTGCTACGTGATGTAACCGGGGCGTTCAGGCCTGGAGTGCTGACGGCCTTAATGGGAGTGAGCGGAGCAGGTAAAACGACGCTGATGGACGTTCTAGCTGgcagaaaaaccggcggttacaTTGAAGGTGACATCATGATATCCGGATTCCCCAAGAAAAAAGAAACATTTGCAAGAATCTCTGGATACTGTGAACAGACCGACATACATTCGCCTCAAGTTACTATCCATGAATCTCTCATCTACTCGGCCTTCCTCCGTCTCCCTAAAGAAGTCTCCAAGGAGCAGAAGATG GCCTTCATTGATCAAGTTATGGATCTTGTTGAGTTGGAGAGTCTCAAGGATGCCATTGTAGGCATCCCCGGGATAACAGGGCTGTCGACAGAGCAGAGGAAACGTCTGACCATCGCGGTTGAGCTAGTTGCGAATCCTTCGATTATATTCATGGATGAGCCCACTTCCGGGTTGGATGCGAGAGCTGCTGCCATTGTTATGAGAACTGTGAGAAACACAGTTGACACTGGGAGAACTGTGGTCTGCACTATCCATCAACCTagtattgatatttttgaaTCATTTGATGAG TTGCTTCTCATGAAGAGAGGAGGCCAGGTCATCTATGCAGGGCCGTTAGGCCGCCATTCGCAGAAAATCATCGACTACTTTGAG GCGGTTCCGGGAGTTCCGAAGATCAAAGACAAGTACAATCCAGCAACATGGATGCTGGAAGCGAGCTCGATCGCGACAGAATCCCGACTAGGAATGGATTTTGCTGACTACTACAAAACCACAGAGTTATATGA GCGAAACAAGGCATTGGTGAAGGAGCTGAGCACGGCGGCTCCAGGCGCACATGACTTACACTTTGACACAGAGTTCTCACAGCCGAGTTGGGTGCAGTTTAAGTCCTGCCTCTGGAAACAATGGTGGACTTACTGGAGAAGCCCCGATTACAACCTCGTTCGCTACTTCTTCACCCTCGCTTGCGCCCTCCTTGTTGGCACCGTTTTCTGGAGAGTCGGCCACAAAAA GGGAAGCGACTCGGATCTATTGACGGTCATTGGTGCTATGTACGCCTCAGTCTTGTTTGTCGGAATAAACAACTGTTCAACGGTTCAGCCCATTGTTGCCATCGAAAGAACGGTTTTCTACAGAGAGAGGGCTGCAGGAATGTACTCTGCCTTACCTTATGCTCTGTCTCAG GTGATCGTAGAAATACCATACGTGCTCATCCAGACGACCTACTACACCTTGATCGTGTACGCCATGGTGAGCTTCGAATGGACATTCGCGAAATTCTTCTGGTTCTATTTCGTCACACTCTTCTCCTTCCTCTACTTCACCTACTACGGGATGATGACCGTCTCCATCACACCCAACCACCAAGTTGCGGCCATCTTCGCGGCCGCATTCTACGCCCTCTTCAACTTATTCTCGGGCTTCTTCGTCCCACGACCG AAAATTCCCAAATGGTGGGTGTGGTACTACTGGAtctgcccggtggcttggaccGTCTACGGCCTAATCATCGGACAGTACGGAGATGTGACCACAACTATAACGGTAGCAGGAAACAATGGATTAACATCACCTAAGATCAAGGATTATATTCAAGATCATTTTGGGTATGATCCTGACTTTAAAGGCCCAGTTGCTACAGTTTTGGTTGGTTTTGCTGTTTTCTTTGCTTTCATGTATGCTTACTGCATCAAGAATCTCAATTTCCAGATGAGGTAG
- the LOC121745331 gene encoding NADP-dependent malic enzyme, chloroplastic-like: MFSFNGSTFLNNTLCGVSKQSSQRKISAPSVVVASVSSNGIPADRNVSVLMRDNAPSSSPSQSRVTEIEPASTVGGGVEDVYGEDTATEDQYITPWTLTVASGYPLLRDPHYNKGLAFTVKERDAHFLRGLLPPVVVSQELQVKKMMANMRQYQVPLQRYMAMMDLQERNERLFYKLLIENVEELLPVVYTPTVGEACQKYGSIFRQPQGLFISLNEKGRILEVLRNWPEKKIQVIVVTDGERILGLGDLGCQGMGIPVGKLSLYSALGGIRPSACLPVTIDVGTNNEQLLNDEFYIGLRRRRATGQEYAELLDEFMNAVKQNYGEKVLIQFEDFANHNAFDLLAKYGTTHLVFNDDIQGTASVVLSGLITALNLVGGTLADHRFLFLGAGEAGTGIAELIALEISKQTNVPVEEARKKIFLVDSKGLIVKSRVEMLQHFKRPWAHEHEPVRTLLDAVKVIKPTILIGSSGAGRTFTKEVVEAMSALNEKPVILSLSNPTSQSECTAEEAYTWSEGRAIFASGSPFSPVEYNGKFYASGQANNAYIFPGLGLGLIISGAIRVHDDILLAASEALAEQVSQENLDKGLIYPPFSNIRKISAQIAARVAAKAYELGLATRLPQPENLEKYAESCMYSPNYRNYR, from the exons ATGTTTTCCTTCAATGGGAGCACTTTTCTG AACAATACTCTGTGTGGCGTGTCGAAGCAATCTTCACAGAGGAAGATATCAGCTCCAAGTGTGGTGGTAGCTTCTGTGAGCTCAAATGGCATTCCTGCAGACCGAAACGTCAGCGTTTTGATGAGAGATAATGCCCCCTCCTCATCACCTTCGCAGTCGCGGGTGACGGAGATTGAACCAGCATCTACCGTCGGCGGCGGCGTGGAAGACGTTTACGGCGAGGATACCGCCACCGAGGATCAGTACATCACCCCTTGGACTCTCACTGTAGCTAG TGGATATCCATTGTTGCGCGACCCTCACTACAACAAAGGCCTCGCCTTTACAGTGAAAGAAAGGGATGCCCACTTCTTACGTGGCCTTCTCCCGCCGGTGGTTGTAAGCCAAGAGCTCCAG GTTAAGAAAATGATGGCCAACATGCGACAGTATCAAGTGCCGTTGCAGAGGTACATGGCTATGATGGATCTTCAG GAGAGAAACGAAAGGCTGTTTTACAAACTTCTCATTGAAAACGTCGAGGAGCTGCTTCCCGTAGTCTACACCCCGACGGTTGGCGAAGCATGCCAAAAGTACGGGAGTATTTTCAGGCAGCCCCAGGGTCTCTTCATCAGTCTGAACGAAAA GGGAAGGATTCTAGAGGTATTGAGAAACTGGCCTGAGAAGAAGATTCAAGTTATTGTGGTGACAGATGGTGAGCGGATTTTGGGTCTTGGAGATCTTGGCTGCCAG GGTATGGGGATACCCGTTGGGAAGCTTTCATTGTATTCAGCTCTTGGTGGCATTCGTCCGTCTGCT TGCTTGCCCGTGACCATTGATGTGGGGACGAACAATGAGCAGTTGTTGAATGATGAATTCTATATCGGACTGAGGAGGAGGCGTGCAACTGGACAG GAGTATGCTGAGCTGCTAGACGAGTTTATGAATGCAGTGAAGCAGAACTATGGCGAAAAAGTCCTAATCCAG TTTGAAGATTTTGCAAACCACAATGCTTTTGATCTTCTTGCTAAATATGGAACTACCCATCTCGTTTTTAATGACGATATTCAG GGCACGGCATCTGTGGTCCTTTCCGGGCTCATAACAGCGCTGAATTTAGTCGGGGGCACCTTGGCCGATCATAGATTCTTATTCCTTGGAGCTGGAGAG GCTGGCACTGGTATTGCAGAGCTCATAGCTCTTGAAATATCAAAACAG ACAAATGTTCCTGTGGAAGAGGCTCGCAAGAAGATCTTTCTTGTCGACTCAAAG GGTTTGATTGTTAAATCTCGTGTTGAGATGCTTCAACATTTTAAAAGGCCGTGGGCACATGAACACGAACCTGTCAGAACTTTGTTAGATGCTGTGAAG GTCATCAAGCCGACAATATTGATAGGATCGTCAGGAGCAGGAAGAACCTTCACAAAAGAAGTGGTCGAAGCAATGTCTGCCTTAAATGAG AAACCCGTCATTCTCTCTTTGTCAAACCCAACCTCACAGTCCGAGTGTACGGCTGAGGAAGCTTATACATGGAGCGAG GGCCGAGCCATTTTCGCTAGTGGGAGCCCTTTCAGCCCGGTTGAATATAATGGCAAATTTTATGCATCTGGCCAG GCAAATAATGCGTACATCTTTCCTGGACTTGGTCTCGGTTTGATAATCTCCGGTGCCATCCGTGTTCACGATGATATTCTTCTCGCAGCTT CGGAAGCATTAGCCGAACAGGTTAGCCAAGAGAACTTAGACAAAGGGCTCATATATCCACCATTTTCGAACATCAGGAAGATTTCAGCCCAGATCGCAGCCAGAGTAGCAGCGAAAGCCTATGAACTCG GTTTGGCTACTCGTCTGCCACAGCCGGAGAACCTCGAAAAATATGCAGAAAGCTGTATGTACAGCCCCAACTACCGCAACTACCGTTAA